Proteins encoded together in one Labrus bergylta chromosome 20, fLabBer1.1, whole genome shotgun sequence window:
- the LOC109983757 gene encoding poly(U)-binding-splicing factor PUF60 isoform X1, with product MGLFEKGGEALTMENGQGTGAKLGLPPLTPEQQEALQRAKKYAMEQILANVLVKQTIAHQQQQLSNLQMAAVTMGFGDPLSPLQSVAAQRQRALAIMGRVYVGSIYYELGEDTIRQAFAPFGPIKSIDMSWDSVTMKHKGFAFVEYDLPEAAQLALEQMNSVMLGGRNIKVGRPSNIGQAQPIIEQLAEEARAFNRIYVASVHPDLSDADIKSVFEAFGRIKSCTLARDPTTGRHRSFGFIEYEKPQSALDAVSSMNLFDLGGQYLRVGKAVTPPMPLMTPATPGGLPTAAAVAAAAATAKITAQASINPFQRDLMAFQEAVAGASVLGALTHSLLGPQMGIPQAVMAAQAPGVITGVYQNMSVTPVRPPMPVLPQVGLVNPVLASPPVLSNQVGGSNQQERKEEKEEMLQDGTGQEMLSDQEHMSISGSSARHMVMQKLLRKSESTVMVLRNMVGPEDIDDDLEGEVTEECGKFGAVNRVIIYQEKQGEEEDADIIVKIFVEFSMASEMDKAIQALNDRWFGGRKVVAEVYDQDRFNSSDLSA from the exons atggGCCTCTTCGAAAAG GGAGGTGAAGCTCTGACGATGGAGAATGGACAGGGCACAGGCGCCAAACTTGGCCTTCCGCCTCTTACCCCAGAGCAGCAGGAGGCACTTCAGAGG gcAAAGAAGTATGCCATGGAACAAATCCTTGCGAATGTGTTGGTGAAGCAGACCATCGCCCATCAGCAACAACAGCTCTCCAACCTGCAG ATGGCAGCAGTGACAATGGGCTTTGGAGATCCTCTCTCACCTTTACAATCG GTAGCAGCTCAGCGGCAACGTGCTCTTGCAATCATGGGTCGGGTGTATGTTGGCTCCATATACTATGAGCTGGGTGAGGATACCATCAGACAGGCCTTTGCCCCCTTCGGCCCAATCAAGAGTATTGACATGTCTTGGGATTCTGTAACAATGAAACACAAG GGGTTTGCATTTGTGGAGTATGATTTGCCAGAGGCTGCTCAGCTGGCTCTGGAGCAGATGAACTCAGTCATGCTGGGAGGGCGAAACATTAAG GTTGGGCGGCCAAGTAACATCGGTCAGGCGCAACCCATCATTGAACAGTTGGCAGAGGAAGCGCGCGCCTTCAACCGAATCTACGTGGCATCTGTCCACCCTGACCTGTCAGACGCTGACATCAAGAGTGTGTTTGAGGCCTTCGGAAGGATCAAGTCTTGCACGTTAGCCCGAGACCCCACCACAGGGCGGCACAGAAGCTTTGGCTTCATTG AATATGAAAAGCCTCAGTCAGCCCTGGACGCTGTGTCTTCTATGAACCTCTTTGACCTCGGGGGTCAGTACCTACGGGTGGGCAAAGCAGTGACTCCACCCATGCCCCTAATGACCCCCGCGACCCCTGGTGGTCTGCCAACTGCTGCAGCTGTGGCTGCAGCGGCAGCCACCGCTAAGATTACGGCCCAGGCAAGTATAAACCCCTTTCAAAGGGATTTAATGGCCTTCCAG GAGGCTGTAGCCGGCGCATCAGTCCTGGGGGCGTTAACACACTCACTTCTTGGTCCACAAATGGGAATTCCCCAGGCTGTCATGGCTGCCCAGGCACCAGGGGTCATCACAGGTGTGTACCAAAACATGA GTGTGACTCCAGTGCGTCCTCCAATGCCAGTGCTTCCGCAGGTTGGTCTTGTCAACCCTGTGCTCGCATCACCGCCAGTCCTGTCTAATCAAGTCGGTGGTTCCAACcagcaggagaggaaagaggagaaagaggagatgcTACAGGATGGCACAGGGCAGGAGATGTTGAGTGACCAAGAGCACATGAGCATCTCGGGCAGCAGTGCCAGACACATGGTGATGCAGAAACTGCTTCGAAAATCAGAG TCCACGGTGATGGTGCTACGAAATATGGTGGGACCAGAGGACATTGATGACGACCTGGAGGGTGAGGTGACGGAAGAGTGCGGGAAATTTGGCGCCGTCAACAGAGTCATCATATACCAGGAAAAGCAAGGCGAAGAAGAAGATGCAGATATCATTGTAAAAATCTTTGTGGAGTTTTCCATGGCCTCGGAGATGGACAAAGCTATCCAGGCGCTCAATGACCGCTGGTTCGGAGGTCGCAAAGTTGTCGCAGAGGTGTATGACCAAGACCGTTTCAACAGCAGTGACCTCTCGGCGTAA
- the LOC109983757 gene encoding poly(U)-binding-splicing factor PUF60 isoform X3 has product MENGQGTGAKLGLPPLTPEQQEALQRAKKYAMEQILANVLVKQTIAHQQQQLSNLQMAAVTMGFGDPLSPLQSVAAQRQRALAIMGRVYVGSIYYELGEDTIRQAFAPFGPIKSIDMSWDSVTMKHKGFAFVEYDLPEAAQLALEQMNSVMLGGRNIKVGRPSNIGQAQPIIEQLAEEARAFNRIYVASVHPDLSDADIKSVFEAFGRIKSCTLARDPTTGRHRSFGFIEYEKPQSALDAVSSMNLFDLGGQYLRVGKAVTPPMPLMTPATPGGLPTAAAVAAAAATAKITAQASINPFQRDLMAFQEAVAGASVLGALTHSLLGPQMGIPQAVMAAQAPGVITGVYQNMSVTPVRPPMPVLPQVGLVNPVLASPPVLSNQVGGSNQQERKEEKEEMLQDGTGQEMLSDQEHMSISGSSARHMVMQKLLRKSESTVMVLRNMVGPEDIDDDLEGEVTEECGKFGAVNRVIIYQEKQGEEEDADIIVKIFVEFSMASEMDKAIQALNDRWFGGRKVVAEVYDQDRFNSSDLSA; this is encoded by the exons ATGGAGAATGGACAGGGCACAGGCGCCAAACTTGGCCTTCCGCCTCTTACCCCAGAGCAGCAGGAGGCACTTCAGAGG gcAAAGAAGTATGCCATGGAACAAATCCTTGCGAATGTGTTGGTGAAGCAGACCATCGCCCATCAGCAACAACAGCTCTCCAACCTGCAG ATGGCAGCAGTGACAATGGGCTTTGGAGATCCTCTCTCACCTTTACAATCG GTAGCAGCTCAGCGGCAACGTGCTCTTGCAATCATGGGTCGGGTGTATGTTGGCTCCATATACTATGAGCTGGGTGAGGATACCATCAGACAGGCCTTTGCCCCCTTCGGCCCAATCAAGAGTATTGACATGTCTTGGGATTCTGTAACAATGAAACACAAG GGGTTTGCATTTGTGGAGTATGATTTGCCAGAGGCTGCTCAGCTGGCTCTGGAGCAGATGAACTCAGTCATGCTGGGAGGGCGAAACATTAAG GTTGGGCGGCCAAGTAACATCGGTCAGGCGCAACCCATCATTGAACAGTTGGCAGAGGAAGCGCGCGCCTTCAACCGAATCTACGTGGCATCTGTCCACCCTGACCTGTCAGACGCTGACATCAAGAGTGTGTTTGAGGCCTTCGGAAGGATCAAGTCTTGCACGTTAGCCCGAGACCCCACCACAGGGCGGCACAGAAGCTTTGGCTTCATTG AATATGAAAAGCCTCAGTCAGCCCTGGACGCTGTGTCTTCTATGAACCTCTTTGACCTCGGGGGTCAGTACCTACGGGTGGGCAAAGCAGTGACTCCACCCATGCCCCTAATGACCCCCGCGACCCCTGGTGGTCTGCCAACTGCTGCAGCTGTGGCTGCAGCGGCAGCCACCGCTAAGATTACGGCCCAGGCAAGTATAAACCCCTTTCAAAGGGATTTAATGGCCTTCCAG GAGGCTGTAGCCGGCGCATCAGTCCTGGGGGCGTTAACACACTCACTTCTTGGTCCACAAATGGGAATTCCCCAGGCTGTCATGGCTGCCCAGGCACCAGGGGTCATCACAGGTGTGTACCAAAACATGA GTGTGACTCCAGTGCGTCCTCCAATGCCAGTGCTTCCGCAGGTTGGTCTTGTCAACCCTGTGCTCGCATCACCGCCAGTCCTGTCTAATCAAGTCGGTGGTTCCAACcagcaggagaggaaagaggagaaagaggagatgcTACAGGATGGCACAGGGCAGGAGATGTTGAGTGACCAAGAGCACATGAGCATCTCGGGCAGCAGTGCCAGACACATGGTGATGCAGAAACTGCTTCGAAAATCAGAG TCCACGGTGATGGTGCTACGAAATATGGTGGGACCAGAGGACATTGATGACGACCTGGAGGGTGAGGTGACGGAAGAGTGCGGGAAATTTGGCGCCGTCAACAGAGTCATCATATACCAGGAAAAGCAAGGCGAAGAAGAAGATGCAGATATCATTGTAAAAATCTTTGTGGAGTTTTCCATGGCCTCGGAGATGGACAAAGCTATCCAGGCGCTCAATGACCGCTGGTTCGGAGGTCGCAAAGTTGTCGCAGAGGTGTATGACCAAGACCGTTTCAACAGCAGTGACCTCTCGGCGTAA
- the LOC109983757 gene encoding poly(U)-binding-splicing factor PUF60 isoform X5 — MGLFEKGGEALTMENGQGTGAKLGLPPLTPEQQEALQRAKKYAMEQILANVLVKQTIAHQQQQLSNLQVAAQRQRALAIMGRVYVGSIYYELGEDTIRQAFAPFGPIKSIDMSWDSVTMKHKGFAFVEYDLPEAAQLALEQMNSVMLGGRNIKVGRPSNIGQAQPIIEQLAEEARAFNRIYVASVHPDLSDADIKSVFEAFGRIKSCTLARDPTTGRHRSFGFIEYEKPQSALDAVSSMNLFDLGGQYLRVGKAVTPPMPLMTPATPGGLPTAAAVAAAAATAKITAQASINPFQRDLMAFQEAVAGASVLGALTHSLLGPQMGIPQAVMAAQAPGVITGVYQNMSVTPVRPPMPVLPQVGLVNPVLASPPVLSNQVGGSNQQERKEEKEEMLQDGTGQEMLSDQEHMSISGSSARHMVMQKLLRKSESTVMVLRNMVGPEDIDDDLEGEVTEECGKFGAVNRVIIYQEKQGEEEDADIIVKIFVEFSMASEMDKAIQALNDRWFGGRKVVAEVYDQDRFNSSDLSA; from the exons atggGCCTCTTCGAAAAG GGAGGTGAAGCTCTGACGATGGAGAATGGACAGGGCACAGGCGCCAAACTTGGCCTTCCGCCTCTTACCCCAGAGCAGCAGGAGGCACTTCAGAGG gcAAAGAAGTATGCCATGGAACAAATCCTTGCGAATGTGTTGGTGAAGCAGACCATCGCCCATCAGCAACAACAGCTCTCCAACCTGCAG GTAGCAGCTCAGCGGCAACGTGCTCTTGCAATCATGGGTCGGGTGTATGTTGGCTCCATATACTATGAGCTGGGTGAGGATACCATCAGACAGGCCTTTGCCCCCTTCGGCCCAATCAAGAGTATTGACATGTCTTGGGATTCTGTAACAATGAAACACAAG GGGTTTGCATTTGTGGAGTATGATTTGCCAGAGGCTGCTCAGCTGGCTCTGGAGCAGATGAACTCAGTCATGCTGGGAGGGCGAAACATTAAG GTTGGGCGGCCAAGTAACATCGGTCAGGCGCAACCCATCATTGAACAGTTGGCAGAGGAAGCGCGCGCCTTCAACCGAATCTACGTGGCATCTGTCCACCCTGACCTGTCAGACGCTGACATCAAGAGTGTGTTTGAGGCCTTCGGAAGGATCAAGTCTTGCACGTTAGCCCGAGACCCCACCACAGGGCGGCACAGAAGCTTTGGCTTCATTG AATATGAAAAGCCTCAGTCAGCCCTGGACGCTGTGTCTTCTATGAACCTCTTTGACCTCGGGGGTCAGTACCTACGGGTGGGCAAAGCAGTGACTCCACCCATGCCCCTAATGACCCCCGCGACCCCTGGTGGTCTGCCAACTGCTGCAGCTGTGGCTGCAGCGGCAGCCACCGCTAAGATTACGGCCCAGGCAAGTATAAACCCCTTTCAAAGGGATTTAATGGCCTTCCAG GAGGCTGTAGCCGGCGCATCAGTCCTGGGGGCGTTAACACACTCACTTCTTGGTCCACAAATGGGAATTCCCCAGGCTGTCATGGCTGCCCAGGCACCAGGGGTCATCACAGGTGTGTACCAAAACATGA GTGTGACTCCAGTGCGTCCTCCAATGCCAGTGCTTCCGCAGGTTGGTCTTGTCAACCCTGTGCTCGCATCACCGCCAGTCCTGTCTAATCAAGTCGGTGGTTCCAACcagcaggagaggaaagaggagaaagaggagatgcTACAGGATGGCACAGGGCAGGAGATGTTGAGTGACCAAGAGCACATGAGCATCTCGGGCAGCAGTGCCAGACACATGGTGATGCAGAAACTGCTTCGAAAATCAGAG TCCACGGTGATGGTGCTACGAAATATGGTGGGACCAGAGGACATTGATGACGACCTGGAGGGTGAGGTGACGGAAGAGTGCGGGAAATTTGGCGCCGTCAACAGAGTCATCATATACCAGGAAAAGCAAGGCGAAGAAGAAGATGCAGATATCATTGTAAAAATCTTTGTGGAGTTTTCCATGGCCTCGGAGATGGACAAAGCTATCCAGGCGCTCAATGACCGCTGGTTCGGAGGTCGCAAAGTTGTCGCAGAGGTGTATGACCAAGACCGTTTCAACAGCAGTGACCTCTCGGCGTAA
- the LOC109983757 gene encoding poly(U)-binding-splicing factor PUF60 isoform X6 gives MGLFEKGGEALTMENGQGTGAKLGLPPLTPEQQEALQRAKKYAMEQILANVLVKQTIAHQQQQLSNLQMAAVTMGFGDPLSPLQSVAAQRQRALAIMGRVYVGSIYYELGEDTIRQAFAPFGPIKSIDMSWDSVTMKHKGFAFVEYDLPEAAQLALEQMNSVMLGGRNIKVGRPSNIGQAQPIIEQLAEEARAFNRIYVASVHPDLSDADIKSVFEAFGRIKSCTLARDPTTGRHRSFGFIEYEKPQSALDAVSSMNLFDLGGQYLRVGKAVTPPMPLMTPATPGGLPTAAAVAAAAATAKITAQEAVAGASVLGALTHSLLGPQMGIPQAVMAAQAPGVITGVTPVRPPMPVLPQVGLVNPVLASPPVLSNQVGGSNQQERKEEKEEMLQDGTGQEMLSDQEHMSISGSSARHMVMQKLLRKSESTVMVLRNMVGPEDIDDDLEGEVTEECGKFGAVNRVIIYQEKQGEEEDADIIVKIFVEFSMASEMDKAIQALNDRWFGGRKVVAEVYDQDRFNSSDLSA, from the exons atggGCCTCTTCGAAAAG GGAGGTGAAGCTCTGACGATGGAGAATGGACAGGGCACAGGCGCCAAACTTGGCCTTCCGCCTCTTACCCCAGAGCAGCAGGAGGCACTTCAGAGG gcAAAGAAGTATGCCATGGAACAAATCCTTGCGAATGTGTTGGTGAAGCAGACCATCGCCCATCAGCAACAACAGCTCTCCAACCTGCAG ATGGCAGCAGTGACAATGGGCTTTGGAGATCCTCTCTCACCTTTACAATCG GTAGCAGCTCAGCGGCAACGTGCTCTTGCAATCATGGGTCGGGTGTATGTTGGCTCCATATACTATGAGCTGGGTGAGGATACCATCAGACAGGCCTTTGCCCCCTTCGGCCCAATCAAGAGTATTGACATGTCTTGGGATTCTGTAACAATGAAACACAAG GGGTTTGCATTTGTGGAGTATGATTTGCCAGAGGCTGCTCAGCTGGCTCTGGAGCAGATGAACTCAGTCATGCTGGGAGGGCGAAACATTAAG GTTGGGCGGCCAAGTAACATCGGTCAGGCGCAACCCATCATTGAACAGTTGGCAGAGGAAGCGCGCGCCTTCAACCGAATCTACGTGGCATCTGTCCACCCTGACCTGTCAGACGCTGACATCAAGAGTGTGTTTGAGGCCTTCGGAAGGATCAAGTCTTGCACGTTAGCCCGAGACCCCACCACAGGGCGGCACAGAAGCTTTGGCTTCATTG AATATGAAAAGCCTCAGTCAGCCCTGGACGCTGTGTCTTCTATGAACCTCTTTGACCTCGGGGGTCAGTACCTACGGGTGGGCAAAGCAGTGACTCCACCCATGCCCCTAATGACCCCCGCGACCCCTGGTGGTCTGCCAACTGCTGCAGCTGTGGCTGCAGCGGCAGCCACCGCTAAGATTACGGCCCAG GAGGCTGTAGCCGGCGCATCAGTCCTGGGGGCGTTAACACACTCACTTCTTGGTCCACAAATGGGAATTCCCCAGGCTGTCATGGCTGCCCAGGCACCAGGGGTCATCACAG GTGTGACTCCAGTGCGTCCTCCAATGCCAGTGCTTCCGCAGGTTGGTCTTGTCAACCCTGTGCTCGCATCACCGCCAGTCCTGTCTAATCAAGTCGGTGGTTCCAACcagcaggagaggaaagaggagaaagaggagatgcTACAGGATGGCACAGGGCAGGAGATGTTGAGTGACCAAGAGCACATGAGCATCTCGGGCAGCAGTGCCAGACACATGGTGATGCAGAAACTGCTTCGAAAATCAGAG TCCACGGTGATGGTGCTACGAAATATGGTGGGACCAGAGGACATTGATGACGACCTGGAGGGTGAGGTGACGGAAGAGTGCGGGAAATTTGGCGCCGTCAACAGAGTCATCATATACCAGGAAAAGCAAGGCGAAGAAGAAGATGCAGATATCATTGTAAAAATCTTTGTGGAGTTTTCCATGGCCTCGGAGATGGACAAAGCTATCCAGGCGCTCAATGACCGCTGGTTCGGAGGTCGCAAAGTTGTCGCAGAGGTGTATGACCAAGACCGTTTCAACAGCAGTGACCTCTCGGCGTAA
- the LOC109983757 gene encoding poly(U)-binding-splicing factor PUF60 isoform X4, with product MGLFEKGGEALTMENGQGTGAKLGLPPLTPEQQEALQRAKKYAMEQILANVLVKQTIAHQQQQLSNLQMAAVTMGFGDPLSPLQSVAAQRQRALAIMGRVYVGSIYYELGEDTIRQAFAPFGPIKSIDMSWDSVTMKHKGFAFVEYDLPEAAQLALEQMNSVMLGGRNIKVGRPSNIGQAQPIIEQLAEEARAFNRIYVASVHPDLSDADIKSVFEAFGRIKSCTLARDPTTGRHRSFGFIEYEKPQSALDAVSSMNLFDLGGQYLRVGKAVTPPMPLMTPATPGGLPTAAAVAAAAATAKITAQEAVAGASVLGALTHSLLGPQMGIPQAVMAAQAPGVITGVYQNMSVTPVRPPMPVLPQVGLVNPVLASPPVLSNQVGGSNQQERKEEKEEMLQDGTGQEMLSDQEHMSISGSSARHMVMQKLLRKSESTVMVLRNMVGPEDIDDDLEGEVTEECGKFGAVNRVIIYQEKQGEEEDADIIVKIFVEFSMASEMDKAIQALNDRWFGGRKVVAEVYDQDRFNSSDLSA from the exons atggGCCTCTTCGAAAAG GGAGGTGAAGCTCTGACGATGGAGAATGGACAGGGCACAGGCGCCAAACTTGGCCTTCCGCCTCTTACCCCAGAGCAGCAGGAGGCACTTCAGAGG gcAAAGAAGTATGCCATGGAACAAATCCTTGCGAATGTGTTGGTGAAGCAGACCATCGCCCATCAGCAACAACAGCTCTCCAACCTGCAG ATGGCAGCAGTGACAATGGGCTTTGGAGATCCTCTCTCACCTTTACAATCG GTAGCAGCTCAGCGGCAACGTGCTCTTGCAATCATGGGTCGGGTGTATGTTGGCTCCATATACTATGAGCTGGGTGAGGATACCATCAGACAGGCCTTTGCCCCCTTCGGCCCAATCAAGAGTATTGACATGTCTTGGGATTCTGTAACAATGAAACACAAG GGGTTTGCATTTGTGGAGTATGATTTGCCAGAGGCTGCTCAGCTGGCTCTGGAGCAGATGAACTCAGTCATGCTGGGAGGGCGAAACATTAAG GTTGGGCGGCCAAGTAACATCGGTCAGGCGCAACCCATCATTGAACAGTTGGCAGAGGAAGCGCGCGCCTTCAACCGAATCTACGTGGCATCTGTCCACCCTGACCTGTCAGACGCTGACATCAAGAGTGTGTTTGAGGCCTTCGGAAGGATCAAGTCTTGCACGTTAGCCCGAGACCCCACCACAGGGCGGCACAGAAGCTTTGGCTTCATTG AATATGAAAAGCCTCAGTCAGCCCTGGACGCTGTGTCTTCTATGAACCTCTTTGACCTCGGGGGTCAGTACCTACGGGTGGGCAAAGCAGTGACTCCACCCATGCCCCTAATGACCCCCGCGACCCCTGGTGGTCTGCCAACTGCTGCAGCTGTGGCTGCAGCGGCAGCCACCGCTAAGATTACGGCCCAG GAGGCTGTAGCCGGCGCATCAGTCCTGGGGGCGTTAACACACTCACTTCTTGGTCCACAAATGGGAATTCCCCAGGCTGTCATGGCTGCCCAGGCACCAGGGGTCATCACAGGTGTGTACCAAAACATGA GTGTGACTCCAGTGCGTCCTCCAATGCCAGTGCTTCCGCAGGTTGGTCTTGTCAACCCTGTGCTCGCATCACCGCCAGTCCTGTCTAATCAAGTCGGTGGTTCCAACcagcaggagaggaaagaggagaaagaggagatgcTACAGGATGGCACAGGGCAGGAGATGTTGAGTGACCAAGAGCACATGAGCATCTCGGGCAGCAGTGCCAGACACATGGTGATGCAGAAACTGCTTCGAAAATCAGAG TCCACGGTGATGGTGCTACGAAATATGGTGGGACCAGAGGACATTGATGACGACCTGGAGGGTGAGGTGACGGAAGAGTGCGGGAAATTTGGCGCCGTCAACAGAGTCATCATATACCAGGAAAAGCAAGGCGAAGAAGAAGATGCAGATATCATTGTAAAAATCTTTGTGGAGTTTTCCATGGCCTCGGAGATGGACAAAGCTATCCAGGCGCTCAATGACCGCTGGTTCGGAGGTCGCAAAGTTGTCGCAGAGGTGTATGACCAAGACCGTTTCAACAGCAGTGACCTCTCGGCGTAA
- the LOC109983757 gene encoding poly(U)-binding-splicing factor PUF60 isoform X7 has product MGLFEKGGEALTMENGQGTGAKLGLPPLTPEQQEALQRAKKYAMEQILANVLVKQTIAHQQQQLSNLQVAAQRQRALAIMGRVYVGSIYYELGEDTIRQAFAPFGPIKSIDMSWDSVTMKHKGFAFVEYDLPEAAQLALEQMNSVMLGGRNIKVGRPSNIGQAQPIIEQLAEEARAFNRIYVASVHPDLSDADIKSVFEAFGRIKSCTLARDPTTGRHRSFGFIEYEKPQSALDAVSSMNLFDLGGQYLRVGKAVTPPMPLMTPATPGGLPTAAAVAAAAATAKITAQEAVAGASVLGALTHSLLGPQMGIPQAVMAAQAPGVITGVTPVRPPMPVLPQVGLVNPVLASPPVLSNQVGGSNQQERKEEKEEMLQDGTGQEMLSDQEHMSISGSSARHMVMQKLLRKSESTVMVLRNMVGPEDIDDDLEGEVTEECGKFGAVNRVIIYQEKQGEEEDADIIVKIFVEFSMASEMDKAIQALNDRWFGGRKVVAEVYDQDRFNSSDLSA; this is encoded by the exons atggGCCTCTTCGAAAAG GGAGGTGAAGCTCTGACGATGGAGAATGGACAGGGCACAGGCGCCAAACTTGGCCTTCCGCCTCTTACCCCAGAGCAGCAGGAGGCACTTCAGAGG gcAAAGAAGTATGCCATGGAACAAATCCTTGCGAATGTGTTGGTGAAGCAGACCATCGCCCATCAGCAACAACAGCTCTCCAACCTGCAG GTAGCAGCTCAGCGGCAACGTGCTCTTGCAATCATGGGTCGGGTGTATGTTGGCTCCATATACTATGAGCTGGGTGAGGATACCATCAGACAGGCCTTTGCCCCCTTCGGCCCAATCAAGAGTATTGACATGTCTTGGGATTCTGTAACAATGAAACACAAG GGGTTTGCATTTGTGGAGTATGATTTGCCAGAGGCTGCTCAGCTGGCTCTGGAGCAGATGAACTCAGTCATGCTGGGAGGGCGAAACATTAAG GTTGGGCGGCCAAGTAACATCGGTCAGGCGCAACCCATCATTGAACAGTTGGCAGAGGAAGCGCGCGCCTTCAACCGAATCTACGTGGCATCTGTCCACCCTGACCTGTCAGACGCTGACATCAAGAGTGTGTTTGAGGCCTTCGGAAGGATCAAGTCTTGCACGTTAGCCCGAGACCCCACCACAGGGCGGCACAGAAGCTTTGGCTTCATTG AATATGAAAAGCCTCAGTCAGCCCTGGACGCTGTGTCTTCTATGAACCTCTTTGACCTCGGGGGTCAGTACCTACGGGTGGGCAAAGCAGTGACTCCACCCATGCCCCTAATGACCCCCGCGACCCCTGGTGGTCTGCCAACTGCTGCAGCTGTGGCTGCAGCGGCAGCCACCGCTAAGATTACGGCCCAG GAGGCTGTAGCCGGCGCATCAGTCCTGGGGGCGTTAACACACTCACTTCTTGGTCCACAAATGGGAATTCCCCAGGCTGTCATGGCTGCCCAGGCACCAGGGGTCATCACAG GTGTGACTCCAGTGCGTCCTCCAATGCCAGTGCTTCCGCAGGTTGGTCTTGTCAACCCTGTGCTCGCATCACCGCCAGTCCTGTCTAATCAAGTCGGTGGTTCCAACcagcaggagaggaaagaggagaaagaggagatgcTACAGGATGGCACAGGGCAGGAGATGTTGAGTGACCAAGAGCACATGAGCATCTCGGGCAGCAGTGCCAGACACATGGTGATGCAGAAACTGCTTCGAAAATCAGAG TCCACGGTGATGGTGCTACGAAATATGGTGGGACCAGAGGACATTGATGACGACCTGGAGGGTGAGGTGACGGAAGAGTGCGGGAAATTTGGCGCCGTCAACAGAGTCATCATATACCAGGAAAAGCAAGGCGAAGAAGAAGATGCAGATATCATTGTAAAAATCTTTGTGGAGTTTTCCATGGCCTCGGAGATGGACAAAGCTATCCAGGCGCTCAATGACCGCTGGTTCGGAGGTCGCAAAGTTGTCGCAGAGGTGTATGACCAAGACCGTTTCAACAGCAGTGACCTCTCGGCGTAA